The sequence below is a genomic window from Sorangiineae bacterium MSr12523.
CGCGTCGACGACGCGGCGCTACGCCGATCGCGGGGGCTCGCTGGCGCCGGCGGCTCCACCTGCGACGGCGACGGCGTCAAGGGCGAGACGACCGCGGTCTCCAGTTTTTCACGAGAAGGCCACTGCTCGCCCGCGTGCACGTTCACGATTTCACCCGGCGTCCGCACCTCGACGGAGCCGCTCGCCACCTCGACGCGAACGCCGCCGCCGCGATCGACGGTGAAATGCGTGCCCGTGACGCTCACGCGTGCCTCGCCCGCCTGAACCACGAACGACGGCCGACCGTGGCGCGGTGCCACCTCGAACTCGACGTGCCCTCGCTCCAGGACGACCAGCACCCCGCGCGCATCGTCGCCGTTGACGACCAACGCCGTTCGGGGCCCCACGTCGAGCGCCGCCTCGCCGATGACCAGATGGGTGCCGCTCGCGCCGGTTTCCACCTGCGAGGTGATGGCCGGCGGCGGATCGGGGTGCCACACCGCGTGCGTCACCAGCGCGCCGATGGCGGCTGCAACCGCCCCAGCTACCACGAACGCCGCACTCGCGCGCCATCGCGTGCTCGGGGGCGCCTCGATGAAGTGCGGCACCGCCACGCGCTGGTCGTGCTCCAGTTCATGGAAGATGGCGCCCTCGATCCGTGCCCAGCGCGACTCGCTGAGCGGCTCGACGTCGATGCGAGGCTCGCTGGCCATCACCCGTCCTCCTTGCCACTCACGCGACCGATGCGCCCGGCCGAAACGAAATCGACCAGCGCTGCGTCTTTTCCGGCCTTCGCGGAAAGAGCGCGCCGCGCGCGCCATACGCGCGTCTGCGTTGCGACCACCGAT
It includes:
- a CDS encoding FecR domain-containing protein, with translation MASEPRIDVEPLSESRWARIEGAIFHELEHDQRVAVPHFIEAPPSTRWRASAAFVVAGAVAAAIGALVTHAVWHPDPPPAITSQVETGASGTHLVIGEAALDVGPRTALVVNGDDARGVLVVLERGHVEFEVAPRHGRPSFVVQAGEARVSVTGTHFTVDRGGGVRVEVASGSVEVRTPGEIVNVHAGEQWPSREKLETAVVSPLTPSPSQVEPPAPASPRDRRSAASSTRPAEVEPDDFVSGGMREMPETRAATPPQAEPPPEPASPAATQALSRRALFESAARLESSHPATSLSQYGELARGSDPWAANALFAAGRLEADRGMHEAARRTLEEYLARFPRGANAADARDLLNRLKGKPKLP